Proteins co-encoded in one Vibrio fortis genomic window:
- a CDS encoding magnesium transporter: MTVMNNTFLSIEALYSERDIQAVSSAFQQYTREQQVDLLNRMPLEDAVLVLGQCSLSVIQALLSELEEQGFEKRSRHLAHQLGLIYSEVEPQQGYLTTGVMSHVRQRIGWIIALALLGIVSGLIIAQYEDILSQLVLLAIYMPVIAAAGGNTGTQAATLVIRALATGELKKRQWLSVIWKEFRVAICLAGAIAVVMVGRILLFSENQTTGGYDINMIAFAIAVALFIQVTISTVLGGGLPIVARLFKLDPAVLVSPVLASIVDISGMWIYFTVVNAFLGIA, encoded by the coding sequence ATGACGGTAATGAACAACACTTTTTTATCTATTGAAGCTTTATATTCTGAGCGAGACATTCAGGCTGTATCGAGTGCCTTTCAACAATACACGCGCGAGCAGCAAGTCGATTTGCTTAATCGTATGCCACTGGAAGACGCAGTCTTGGTACTTGGTCAGTGTTCACTCAGTGTTATTCAAGCTCTACTTAGTGAGTTAGAAGAGCAGGGCTTTGAAAAACGCTCTCGTCACTTAGCTCACCAATTAGGTCTTATCTATTCTGAAGTTGAGCCTCAACAGGGCTATTTGACGACTGGGGTGATGAGCCATGTTAGGCAACGCATTGGCTGGATTATTGCCTTGGCGCTGTTAGGCATCGTTTCTGGCCTGATTATCGCTCAGTATGAGGATATTCTCAGTCAGTTGGTGCTACTCGCTATTTATATGCCAGTAATTGCTGCTGCCGGCGGAAACACAGGCACACAAGCAGCCACACTGGTGATTCGAGCCTTGGCCACTGGCGAGCTCAAAAAACGCCAGTGGCTTAGCGTAATTTGGAAAGAGTTCAGAGTGGCTATCTGTTTAGCGGGAGCGATTGCTGTCGTGATGGTTGGACGTATCTTGCTATTTAGCGAGAATCAAACCACAGGTGGTTATGACATTAACATGATCGCCTTTGCGATTGCGGTGGCACTGTTTATTCAGGTGACGATTTCGACAGTACTTGGCGGTGGTTTACCGATTGTTGCGCGTCTGTTCAAACTGGATCCAGCGGTACTTGTCAGCCCAGTTCTTGCCTCTATCGTCGATATTTCTGGTATGTGGATTTACTTTACAGTAGTGAATGCTTTTCTCGGTATAGCTTGA